The Brachyhypopomus gauderio isolate BG-103 chromosome 2, BGAUD_0.2, whole genome shotgun sequence genome contains a region encoding:
- the rnf113a gene encoding E3 ubiquitin-protein ligase RNF113A: MAESEEPKATCTFLFKKSNKKFSARKRKASDSDKDKSSDEEKNVVVRREKKHSVANPMIQRTKKVERETVSSSESDEDKETKNVTVAYKSTRSAKPEGPDDMGATAVYALDTERDKDAQAIFERSQKIQEELSGKEDDKIYRGINNYQKFIKPKDSTMGNASSGMVRKGPIRAPEHLRATVRWDYQPDICKDYKETGFCGFGDSCKFLHDRSDYKHGWQIERELEEGRYGANDEENYEVSSDDEDMPFKCFICRETFKNPIITKCRHYFCEACALQHYRKSKRCYVCNQQTNGVFNPAKELMAKIQKHQESTDHPPLDEED; encoded by the exons ATGGCGGAGTCCGAAGAACCCAAAGCAACCTGCacgtttctttttaaaaaatcaaacaAGAAGTTCTCTGCTCGGAAGAGGAAAGCCAGTGACAGCGACAAAG ATAAGAGCAGCGACGAGGAGAAAAATGTTGTGGTAAGAAGAGAGAAGAAGCACAGTGTCGCCAACCCCATGATACAAAGG ACGAagaaggtggagagggagacggTTTCATCGAGCGAGAGCGATGAAGACAAGGAGACCAAAAATGTCACGGTGGCGTACAAGTCCACCCGCTCAGCG AAACCAGAGGGGCCCGATGACATGGGGGCCACTGCTGTGTATGCattggacacagagagagacaaagatgcCCAAGCCATCTTTGAGCGAAGCCAGAAAATTCAGGAG GAGCTGTCGGGTAAGGAGGATGATAAGATCTACCGCGGCATTAACAACTATCAAAAATTCATCAAGCCTAAGGATTCAACTATGGGCAATGCGTCATCTGGCATGGTCAG AAAAGGACCAATCAGGGCCCCTGAACATCTGAGGGCTACAGTGCGGTGGGACTACCAGCCTGACATATGCAAAGACTACAAAGAGACTGGCTTCTGTGGATTTGGAG ATAGCTGCAAGTTCTTGCATGACCGTTCAGACTACAAACATGGATGGCAGATTGAGAGGGAGCTGGAGGAGGGAAGATATGGTGCCAATG ATGAAGAAAACTACGAGGTCAGCAGTGATGACGAAGACATGCCTTTCAAATGCTTCATCTGCAGGGAGACTTTCAAGAACCCTATTATTACAAA GTGCAGACATTATTTCTGTGAAGCTTGTGCCCTCCAGCACTATCGCAAGTCCAAGCGCTGCTATGTGTGCAACCAGCAGACCAATGGCGTCTTTAACCCAGCCAAAG AGCTGATGGCAAAGATTCAGAAACACCAGGAGTCCACAGACCACCCGCCCCTAGATGAAGAGGACTAG
- the strada gene encoding STE20-related kinase adapter protein alpha isoform X2, whose protein sequence is MGTFLPDSSAYELLTIIGRGLEDLMTVNFARYKPTGEHVAIRRIDLESCTNDMVNYLQGELHVSKLFHHPSILPYKSIFIVENELWVITPFMAYGSARDLISTHFTDGMSELTIAYILLGVLRALEYIHHMGYVHRSVKTSHILVSADGQVHLSGLRSIFSMIGHGQRARVVHDFPQYSVKVLPWLSPEVLQQNLQGYDFRSDIYSLGITACELANGHVPFKDMPATQMLLEKLNGTVPCLLDTTTVPPEELSMKPSRSGADSGICEGPGAGGARHTNGEPSSSSGANPYSRTFSPHFHAFVELCLQRDLEKRPSASTLIGHSFFKQIKRRPCEALPELLRPVSPLSSVECLPPQDSPSGLASLESGLRQLDVDDWDF, encoded by the exons ATGGGAACCTTCCTGCCTGACAGCAGTGCCTATGAGCTCCTTACCATCATAG GTCGAGGTCTGGAGGACCTGATGACCGTCAATTTTGCCAGATACAAGCCTACAGGAGAGCACGTCGCTATCCGCCGCATAGATCTGGAGTCCTGCACCAATGACATGGTCAACTACTTGCAG ggaGAACTCCATGTGTCTAAACTCTTCCACCATCCCAGCATCCTTCCATACAAGAGCATCTTCATCGTGGAGAACGAGTTATGGGTGATAACTCCATTTATGGCCTACG GCTCTGCACGGGATTTGATCAGCACTCATTTCACGGATGGGATGAGTGAGCTGACCATTGCGTATATCTTGCTTGGAGTTCTCCGGGCCCTTGAGTACATTCACCATATGGGTTATGTGCAccg GAGCGTGAAGACCAGCCACATCCTGGTGTCTGCAGACGGCCAGGTGCACCTGTCTGGTCTACGCAGCATCTTCAGTATGATCGGCCATGGCCAGAGGGCGCGCGTGGTCCACGACTTCCCACAGTACAGTGTGAAGGTGCTGCCCTGGCTCAGTCCTGAAGTGCTGCagcag AACCTTCAGGGGTACGACTTCCGCTCAGACATCTACAGTCTGGGAATCACGGCTTGTGAGCTGGCCAATGGCCACGTGCCGTTTAAGGACATGCCTGCTACCCAG atgcTGTTGGAGAAGTTGAACGGCACAGTGCCATGTCTGTTGGACACCACCACCGTCCCCCCAGAGGAGCTCAGCATGAAGCCCTCTCGCTCGGGCGCAGACTCGGGCATCTGCGAGGGGCCCGGGGCCGGGGGGGCCCGCCACACCAATGGAGAACCCTCGTCCTCCTCGGGGGCCAACCCTTACAGCCGCACCTTCAGCCCCCACTTCCATGCCTTTGTGGAGCTGTGTCTGCAGAGGGACCTGGAGaagag GCCTTCCGCCAGCACTCTGATCGGCCACTCCTTCTTCAAGCAG ATCAAGCGGCGTCCGTGCGAGGCTTTACCTGAGCTGCTACGGCCTGTCTCGCCCCTCAGCAGCGTGGAGTGCCTCCCGCCCCAGGACTCGCCCTCGGGACTGGCCAGCCTGGAGTCCGGACTCAGGCAGCTGGATGTGGACGACTGGGACTTCTGA
- the strada gene encoding STE20-related kinase adapter protein alpha isoform X1 has product MSFLRWVSEKLSVESLRDLELFGEQAQASPHRKASEDSREILNPLPPRDNMGTFLPDSSAYELLTIIGRGLEDLMTVNFARYKPTGEHVAIRRIDLESCTNDMVNYLQGELHVSKLFHHPSILPYKSIFIVENELWVITPFMAYGSARDLISTHFTDGMSELTIAYILLGVLRALEYIHHMGYVHRSVKTSHILVSADGQVHLSGLRSIFSMIGHGQRARVVHDFPQYSVKVLPWLSPEVLQQNLQGYDFRSDIYSLGITACELANGHVPFKDMPATQMLLEKLNGTVPCLLDTTTVPPEELSMKPSRSGADSGICEGPGAGGARHTNGEPSSSSGANPYSRTFSPHFHAFVELCLQRDLEKRPSASTLIGHSFFKQIKRRPCEALPELLRPVSPLSSVECLPPQDSPSGLASLESGLRQLDVDDWDF; this is encoded by the exons ATGTCTTTTTTG CGTTGGGTATCAGAGAAGCTGAGTGTGGAGAGCCTGAGGGATTTGGAGTTATTTGGTG AACAAGCTCAGGCAAGCCCACACAGGAAA GCCAGTGAGGACAGCCGTGAAATTCTGAATCCCCTTCCGCCTCGGGACAACATGGGAACCTTCCTGCCTGACAGCAGTGCCTATGAGCTCCTTACCATCATAG GTCGAGGTCTGGAGGACCTGATGACCGTCAATTTTGCCAGATACAAGCCTACAGGAGAGCACGTCGCTATCCGCCGCATAGATCTGGAGTCCTGCACCAATGACATGGTCAACTACTTGCAG ggaGAACTCCATGTGTCTAAACTCTTCCACCATCCCAGCATCCTTCCATACAAGAGCATCTTCATCGTGGAGAACGAGTTATGGGTGATAACTCCATTTATGGCCTACG GCTCTGCACGGGATTTGATCAGCACTCATTTCACGGATGGGATGAGTGAGCTGACCATTGCGTATATCTTGCTTGGAGTTCTCCGGGCCCTTGAGTACATTCACCATATGGGTTATGTGCAccg GAGCGTGAAGACCAGCCACATCCTGGTGTCTGCAGACGGCCAGGTGCACCTGTCTGGTCTACGCAGCATCTTCAGTATGATCGGCCATGGCCAGAGGGCGCGCGTGGTCCACGACTTCCCACAGTACAGTGTGAAGGTGCTGCCCTGGCTCAGTCCTGAAGTGCTGCagcag AACCTTCAGGGGTACGACTTCCGCTCAGACATCTACAGTCTGGGAATCACGGCTTGTGAGCTGGCCAATGGCCACGTGCCGTTTAAGGACATGCCTGCTACCCAG atgcTGTTGGAGAAGTTGAACGGCACAGTGCCATGTCTGTTGGACACCACCACCGTCCCCCCAGAGGAGCTCAGCATGAAGCCCTCTCGCTCGGGCGCAGACTCGGGCATCTGCGAGGGGCCCGGGGCCGGGGGGGCCCGCCACACCAATGGAGAACCCTCGTCCTCCTCGGGGGCCAACCCTTACAGCCGCACCTTCAGCCCCCACTTCCATGCCTTTGTGGAGCTGTGTCTGCAGAGGGACCTGGAGaagag GCCTTCCGCCAGCACTCTGATCGGCCACTCCTTCTTCAAGCAG ATCAAGCGGCGTCCGTGCGAGGCTTTACCTGAGCTGCTACGGCCTGTCTCGCCCCTCAGCAGCGTGGAGTGCCTCCCGCCCCAGGACTCGCCCTCGGGACTGGCCAGCCTGGAGTCCGGACTCAGGCAGCTGGATGTGGACGACTGGGACTTCTGA